A genomic region of Devosia ginsengisoli contains the following coding sequences:
- a CDS encoding Gfo/Idh/MocA family protein, with the protein MARRRIAVIGVGKIAQDQHLPVIDASDDFELAATVSTRGLSHNGLPVFRTPAELYAAMPELALVSICTPPGIRHQYVREALDAGKDVMMEKPPTTTISELDDLIAHARRLDRVLYQTWHSQWNPAVDRTKAILAQDGVRSVRIDWRESVRKWHPGQDWVWEPGGFGVCDPGINALSIFTKIMPFPVFVESARLTFPANRQTPIDVEIAFKSGQMHQPKLSAGFNWLEESGEIWTIGVETGAGDVIKLEGGGRSLTINDELVLQHGDGEYAAMYDHFAGLLERHESDVDAAPLRLMSDVFLMGARVNGPEFEW; encoded by the coding sequence ATGGCCAGACGCAGGATCGCCGTTATCGGCGTGGGCAAGATCGCGCAGGACCAGCACCTGCCGGTCATCGACGCATCGGACGATTTCGAACTGGCCGCAACCGTCTCGACGCGTGGGCTGAGCCACAATGGCCTGCCGGTGTTCAGGACGCCGGCCGAACTTTACGCCGCCATGCCGGAACTGGCGCTGGTGTCGATCTGCACGCCGCCCGGCATTCGCCATCAATATGTCCGCGAGGCGCTCGACGCCGGCAAGGACGTGATGATGGAAAAGCCGCCCACCACGACGATTTCAGAGCTGGACGACCTGATCGCCCATGCGCGGCGGCTCGACCGGGTGCTGTACCAGACCTGGCACAGCCAGTGGAATCCGGCTGTGGACCGCACCAAGGCCATCCTGGCCCAGGATGGGGTACGCTCGGTGCGCATCGACTGGCGCGAAAGCGTGCGCAAGTGGCATCCGGGGCAGGACTGGGTGTGGGAGCCCGGCGGCTTCGGCGTCTGCGATCCGGGCATCAATGCGCTCTCCATCTTCACCAAGATCATGCCCTTCCCGGTTTTCGTGGAAAGCGCCAGGCTGACCTTCCCGGCCAACCGGCAGACGCCCATCGATGTCGAGATCGCCTTCAAGTCGGGGCAGATGCACCAGCCCAAACTCTCGGCCGGCTTCAACTGGCTGGAGGAGAGCGGGGAAATCTGGACCATAGGTGTCGAGACGGGGGCGGGTGATGTCATCAAGCTCGAGGGTGGCGGGCGTTCGCTTACTATCAATGACGAACTGGTGCTGCAGCATGGCGACGGGGAATATGCCGCCATGTATGACCATTTCGCCGGGCTCCTGGAGCGGCACGAAAGCGATGTCGATGCGGCCCCGCTACGGCTGATGAGCGATGTATTTTTGATGGGCGCGCGGGTGAATGGGCCGGAGTTTGAGTGGTAG
- a CDS encoding ABC transporter permease subunit: MSTPVTVADPNAAPKISPLIQLREFWYYFSVNRGAVIGLVVFILLVLTALFANWIAPHSPIQQYRDALLVPPAWVEGGRMDFLLGTDAVGRDILSRLIHGARYSLLIGAVVVVVALSVGIVFGLIAGYAGGWVDTVLMRIMDLVLAFPSLLLALVMVAILGPGLINMMIAIALVFQPHFVRLTRSAVLGELGKDYVTSARVAGAGHMRLMFKTILPNCLAPLIVQATLSFSSAILDAAALGFLGLGAQPPTPEWGTMLAEARQFILRAWWVVTFPGLAILITVLAINLVGDGLRDALDPKLKRS, encoded by the coding sequence ATGTCCACTCCCGTTACCGTCGCCGACCCGAATGCCGCGCCCAAGATCAGCCCGCTGATCCAGCTGCGTGAATTCTGGTATTATTTCTCCGTCAATCGCGGTGCCGTCATCGGCCTCGTCGTCTTCATCCTGCTGGTGCTGACGGCGCTCTTCGCCAACTGGATCGCGCCGCATTCTCCCATCCAGCAATATCGCGATGCACTGCTGGTGCCGCCGGCCTGGGTCGAGGGCGGTCGCATGGACTTCCTGCTCGGCACCGATGCGGTGGGCCGCGATATCCTGTCCCGCCTGATCCACGGTGCGCGCTATTCGCTGCTGATCGGCGCCGTCGTGGTGGTGGTTGCCCTGTCCGTCGGCATCGTCTTCGGCCTCATTGCCGGCTATGCCGGTGGCTGGGTCGATACCGTGCTGATGCGCATCATGGACCTGGTCCTGGCTTTCCCCTCGCTGCTGCTGGCTTTGGTCATGGTGGCCATTCTGGGGCCCGGCCTGATCAATATGATGATCGCCATCGCCCTGGTGTTTCAGCCCCATTTCGTACGCCTGACCCGTTCGGCCGTGCTGGGGGAGCTGGGCAAGGATTACGTGACGTCGGCCCGCGTGGCCGGCGCCGGCCATATGCGGCTGATGTTCAAGACCATCCTGCCCAATTGCTTGGCCCCGCTGATCGTGCAGGCCACGCTGAGCTTTTCGAGCGCTATTCTCGACGCTGCGGCGCTTGGCTTCCTCGGCCTCGGCGCCCAGCCGCCGACTCCCGAATGGGGCACAATGCTGGCCGAGGCGCGCCAGTTCATCCTGCGCGCCTGGTGGGTGGTGACCTTCCCCGGCCTGGCCATTCTCATCACGGTGCTGGCGATCAACCTCGTCGGCGACGGGTTGCGCGACGCGCTCGACCCCAAGCTCAAGAGGAGCTGA
- a CDS encoding alpha-D-ribose 1-methylphosphonate 5-triphosphate diphosphatase: MTAETRFRNARIVLADSIVEGSITLDNGVIAAVDEGPAQSGEDFDGDYLIPGLVELHTDHLESHYRPRPGVFWDAMASLHAHDVQIIGSGITTVFDAVRIGSDPDLPDMGQHVEKLTGAIETGRRDGWLRSEHFVHLRCELPAHDVIAQFEAHAGHEHTRLASVMDHTPGQRQFRSLDDYKRFYKDKIGRSQVELDAYLAARQAEHDRHSAPNRAHIVARAKELGLPLASHDDTTLLHVEEGVADGVAISEFPTTLEAASAAHDAGLAILMGAPNVVRGKSHSGNISATDLVRAGLLDILSSDYVPFALLQAAFVLPQRVDGLALPEALATVTRNPARAAGLEDRGEIAVGKRADLVRVRVVDGLPVIRSVWRQGERVN; encoded by the coding sequence GTGACGGCTGAGACCCGCTTCCGTAATGCCCGTATCGTGCTGGCCGACAGCATTGTCGAGGGCAGCATCACCCTCGATAACGGCGTCATCGCCGCAGTGGATGAAGGCCCGGCGCAATCGGGCGAGGATTTCGACGGCGATTACCTGATCCCCGGCCTCGTGGAACTGCATACCGACCATCTCGAAAGCCATTACCGGCCCCGCCCCGGCGTGTTCTGGGATGCCATGGCCTCGCTCCATGCCCATGACGTGCAGATCATCGGCTCGGGCATCACCACGGTATTCGACGCCGTGCGCATCGGCTCGGACCCCGACCTGCCCGATATGGGCCAGCATGTCGAAAAGCTCACCGGCGCCATCGAGACCGGCCGTCGTGATGGCTGGCTGCGATCAGAGCATTTCGTGCATCTGCGCTGCGAACTGCCCGCGCATGACGTCATCGCCCAGTTCGAGGCCCATGCCGGCCACGAGCATACCCGCCTCGCCTCGGTGATGGATCACACGCCGGGCCAGCGCCAGTTCCGCTCGCTCGACGACTACAAGCGCTTCTACAAGGACAAGATCGGCCGCAGCCAGGTCGAGCTCGACGCCTATCTCGCCGCCAGGCAGGCCGAGCATGACCGCCACTCGGCACCCAATCGCGCCCATATCGTCGCGCGCGCCAAAGAGCTGGGCCTGCCGCTGGCCAGCCATGACGACACGACCCTGCTGCATGTCGAAGAGGGTGTGGCCGATGGCGTGGCGATTTCGGAATTCCCCACCACGCTGGAAGCGGCCTCCGCCGCCCATGATGCGGGGCTCGCCATATTGATGGGTGCGCCCAATGTGGTGCGCGGCAAATCCCATTCCGGCAATATCTCGGCCACCGACCTGGTGCGGGCCGGACTGCTCGATATCCTCTCCTCCGACTACGTGCCCTTCGCCCTGCTGCAGGCCGCCTTCGTGCTGCCGCAGCGCGTCGATGGACTCGCGCTGCCCGAGGCGCTAGCCACGGTCACGCGCAATCCGGCCCGCGCTGCCGGGCTCGAGGATCGCGGCGAGATCGCCGTGGGCAAGCGGGCCGACCTGGTGCGCGTGCGGGTAGTGGACGGGTTGCCGGTCATCCGCAGCGTCTGGCGGCAGGGCGAAAGGGTCAACTGA
- a CDS encoding DUF1045 domain-containing protein, translating into MTERFAIYFAPAATSNLWERAATWLGRDAADGDLFSGPVAGIDRDRLLNLTQSANRYGFHATIKAPMALVDGASEAELRAALAEFAPKHQPIDLGRLQLASLQGFLALMLDGENEALQDFAAHVVEDFDPFRAPMSVKDRAARAGKGLSERQIELLDAYGYPYVFEEYRFHMTLTDRLAESDAHDIATAANTWFGPILDEPILLDRLSLFHEQEAGKPFRRVGDFKLGDAS; encoded by the coding sequence ATGACAGAACGATTCGCGATCTATTTTGCCCCCGCCGCCACCAGCAATCTGTGGGAGCGGGCCGCCACCTGGCTGGGCCGCGATGCCGCCGATGGCGATCTGTTCAGCGGCCCGGTGGCCGGCATAGACCGCGACCGGCTGCTCAATCTCACCCAATCGGCAAATCGCTACGGCTTTCACGCCACGATCAAGGCGCCGATGGCGCTGGTCGATGGCGCCAGCGAAGCCGAGCTGCGCGCCGCGCTTGCCGAATTCGCTCCGAAACACCAGCCCATCGATCTCGGCCGGCTCCAGCTTGCTTCCCTGCAAGGGTTCCTCGCGCTGATGTTGGATGGCGAGAACGAGGCCTTGCAGGATTTTGCCGCTCATGTGGTCGAGGATTTTGACCCCTTCCGCGCCCCGATGAGCGTCAAGGATCGCGCCGCCCGCGCTGGCAAGGGGCTCAGCGAGCGGCAGATCGAACTGCTCGACGCCTATGGCTATCCCTATGTGTTCGAAGAATACCGCTTCCACATGACGCTGACCGACCGGCTGGCCGAAAGCGATGCACACGACATCGCGACGGCGGCCAATACCTGGTTCGGCCCGATCCTCGACGAACCCATCCTGCTCGACCGGCTATCGCTGTTCCACGAGCAGGAGGCCGGCAAGCCATTCCGCCGGGTCGGCGATTTCAAGCTCGGGGATGCCTCGTGA
- a CDS encoding aldo/keto reductase: MDRRPLGRSEIVIEPLVLGGNVFGWTVDEKTGFAILDAFVDEGFSAIDTAEGYPNWVPGNPPGMSETIIGKWLKARGNRDAVHIFTKVNSGKKPGGLKPDAIAAGFNASLERLQTDYVDVYFSHWPDAEASHEETLGAYDPMVRAGKVRAVGASNYTAEMVKAAHEVSVIKSLPRYEVLQPRFNLYDRAEFNALRDTLIEQDMGAVVYYSLASGFLTGKYRSKADFAKSPRGGGVERYMDKKGETILAALDKVAKANDATPAEVSLAWLVAQPGVTAPIASATSVEQMKSLAKGARLKLSEDDLKTLTAAGQ, from the coding sequence ATGGACCGTCGCCCGCTGGGACGCAGTGAAATCGTCATCGAACCGCTCGTGCTGGGAGGCAATGTGTTCGGCTGGACGGTCGACGAAAAGACCGGCTTCGCCATTCTCGACGCCTTCGTCGATGAGGGCTTTTCGGCCATCGACACAGCCGAGGGCTATCCCAACTGGGTCCCCGGCAATCCGCCCGGCATGAGCGAGACTATTATCGGCAAGTGGCTCAAGGCCCGCGGCAATCGCGACGCCGTCCATATCTTCACCAAGGTCAATTCCGGCAAGAAGCCGGGCGGGCTCAAGCCCGACGCCATCGCCGCCGGCTTCAATGCTTCGCTGGAGCGCCTGCAGACCGACTATGTCGATGTCTATTTCAGCCACTGGCCCGATGCCGAAGCCAGCCACGAGGAAACGCTGGGCGCCTATGACCCGATGGTCCGCGCGGGCAAGGTGCGGGCCGTGGGCGCCTCCAATTATACGGCCGAGATGGTCAAGGCCGCCCACGAGGTCTCGGTCATCAAGTCGCTGCCGCGCTACGAAGTGCTGCAGCCCCGCTTCAATCTCTATGACCGCGCCGAATTCAACGCCCTGCGCGATACCCTGATCGAGCAGGACATGGGCGCCGTGGTCTATTACAGCCTTGCCTCGGGATTCCTGACCGGCAAGTACCGCTCCAAGGCCGATTTCGCCAAGTCGCCGCGCGGCGGCGGGGTCGAGCGCTATATGGACAAGAAGGGCGAGACAATCCTCGCCGCCCTGGACAAGGTCGCCAAGGCCAATGACGCGACCCCGGCCGAAGTGTCGCTCGCCTGGCTCGTCGCCCAGCCCGGCGTGACCGCACCGATCGCCTCGGCCACATCGGTGGAACAGATGAAGAGCCTCGCCAAGGGGGCGCGGCTCAAGCTGAGCGAGGATGATCTCAAAACGCTGACGGCAGCGGGGCAGTAG
- a CDS encoding ABC transporter ATP-binding protein: MALLDIKNLTVAFDTSVGLFKAVDGIDVSVDAREVLAIVGESGSGKSVAMLAVMGLLPGTATVTADRMEFEGRDLLTMSARDKRRIIGKDIAMIFQEPVASLNPCFTVGFQIEEVLSRHMDLKGKAARNRAIELLQLVGIKDAADRLGAFPHQMSGGQCQRVMIAMAIACNPKLLIADEPTTALDVTIQKQILDLLVQLQADTGMGLIMITHDMGVVAETADRVIVQYKGHKMEEADVLTLFENPASKYTRALLSALPENAVGDRLPTVADYNFAQEVGQ; this comes from the coding sequence ATGGCTCTGCTTGATATCAAGAACCTCACCGTGGCCTTCGATACGTCGGTGGGCCTGTTCAAGGCGGTGGACGGCATCGACGTTTCGGTCGATGCCCGCGAAGTGCTGGCCATTGTCGGGGAATCGGGCTCCGGCAAGTCGGTGGCCATGCTGGCGGTGATGGGGCTATTGCCCGGCACCGCCACGGTCACTGCCGACAGGATGGAATTCGAAGGCCGGGACCTGCTGACCATGAGCGCGCGCGACAAGCGGCGCATCATCGGCAAGGACATTGCCATGATCTTCCAGGAGCCGGTGGCGAGCCTCAATCCGTGCTTCACCGTCGGTTTCCAGATCGAGGAAGTGCTTAGCCGCCATATGGATCTCAAGGGCAAGGCGGCGCGCAATCGCGCCATCGAGCTGCTGCAACTGGTGGGTATCAAGGACGCGGCCGACCGGCTCGGCGCCTTCCCGCACCAGATGAGCGGCGGCCAGTGCCAGCGCGTGATGATCGCCATGGCCATTGCCTGCAATCCCAAGCTGCTGATCGCGGACGAGCCGACCACGGCGCTCGACGTGACCATCCAGAAGCAGATCCTCGACCTGCTGGTGCAGTTGCAGGCCGATACCGGCATGGGGCTGATCATGATCACCCATGACATGGGCGTGGTGGCCGAGACGGCCGACCGGGTGATCGTGCAATATAAGGGGCACAAGATGGAGGAGGCCGATGTGCTGACCCTCTTCGAGAACCCCGCCTCGAAATATACCCGCGCGCTGCTCTCGGCCCTGCCGGAAAATGCGGTGGGCGATCGCCTGCCGACCGTGGCCGACTACAATTTTGCGCAGGAGGTCGGCCAATGA
- a CDS encoding VOC family protein, translating into MSQSIATVSLLVADYDDAITFYCDILGFGLVEDSDLGDGKRWVVVAPPGRAGAQLLLAKADGEAQRAAIGNQGGGRVMFFLETNNFLKEHAAMLERGVTFLEEPRHEAYGSVAVFTDLYGNKWDLIQPKS; encoded by the coding sequence ATGAGCCAATCCATCGCCACCGTCTCGCTGCTCGTCGCCGATTATGACGATGCCATCACATTCTATTGCGACATTCTGGGTTTCGGCCTGGTCGAGGATAGCGACCTGGGCGACGGCAAGCGCTGGGTCGTCGTTGCCCCGCCCGGCCGTGCCGGGGCGCAACTGCTGCTGGCCAAAGCCGATGGCGAGGCCCAGCGCGCCGCCATCGGCAACCAGGGCGGCGGCCGGGTGATGTTCTTTCTCGAGACCAACAATTTCCTCAAGGAGCATGCCGCCATGCTCGAGCGCGGCGTGACCTTTCTCGAAGAGCCGCGCCACGAGGCCTATGGCTCGGTCGCCGTCTTCACCGATCTTTATGGAAACAAATGGGATCTCATCCAGCCCAAATCCTGA
- a CDS encoding VOC family protein, whose product MAKVLGIGGMFFRSRDTKALAAWYEQHLGITELWQQEQGMTVFAPFKQTSDYFPADKQWMINFRVDDLDGMMSQLNAADIATETRPDEWDTAETGRFCRLHDPEGNQIELWQPPK is encoded by the coding sequence ATGGCGAAAGTACTGGGCATTGGCGGCATGTTTTTCCGCTCGCGCGATACCAAGGCGCTGGCCGCCTGGTATGAGCAGCATCTGGGCATTACCGAACTGTGGCAGCAGGAACAGGGAATGACGGTTTTCGCGCCCTTCAAGCAGACGAGTGACTATTTTCCGGCCGACAAGCAGTGGATGATCAATTTCCGTGTCGATGATCTCGACGGGATGATGAGCCAGCTCAATGCGGCTGACATTGCCACCGAAACCCGGCCGGATGAGTGGGACACGGCGGAGACCGGCCGCTTCTGTCGCCTGCACGATCCGGAGGGCAACCAGATCGAACTGTGGCAGCCGCCAAAATAA
- a CDS encoding ABC transporter permease — protein sequence MIRFILHRLLLIIPTFIGITIVAFAFVRVLPGDPILLIAGERSVSPERYQALLTQFGYDRPIWVQYWDYLAGIFRGDFGTSISTKRPVVRDFLTLFPATVELSFCATLFAVILGIPAGVIAAVKRGSWYDQTLMGTALVGYSMPIFWLGLLLIIFFSGYLGWTPVSGRIDLLYFFPTVTGFMTIDSLLSAQDGAFISALRHLILPTITLGTIPLAVIARQTRSAMLEVLGDDYVRTARAKGLAPRQVVGQHALRNALIPVVTTIGLQVGVMMAGAILTETIFSWPGIGKWMVDAISRRDYPVVQAGLLLIALIVMAVNLIVDVLYGLINPRIRHH from the coding sequence ATGATCCGTTTCATTCTCCATCGCCTGCTGCTGATCATACCGACCTTTATCGGTATCACGATCGTGGCTTTCGCTTTCGTCCGCGTCCTGCCGGGCGACCCCATTCTCCTCATCGCCGGCGAGCGCAGCGTTTCGCCCGAGCGCTATCAGGCGCTCCTCACCCAGTTCGGCTACGACCGCCCGATCTGGGTGCAGTATTGGGACTATCTGGCTGGCATCTTCCGCGGTGATTTCGGCACATCCATTTCCACCAAGCGGCCGGTGGTGCGCGATTTCCTGACGCTGTTCCCGGCCACGGTGGAACTGTCCTTCTGCGCCACGCTCTTCGCCGTCATCCTGGGCATTCCGGCCGGCGTCATCGCCGCGGTCAAGCGCGGCTCCTGGTATGACCAGACGCTGATGGGCACCGCTTTGGTCGGCTATTCCATGCCGATCTTCTGGCTGGGCCTGCTGCTGATCATCTTCTTTTCCGGCTATCTCGGCTGGACCCCGGTCTCGGGCCGCATCGACCTGCTGTATTTCTTCCCCACGGTGACCGGCTTCATGACCATCGACTCCCTGCTGTCAGCGCAGGATGGCGCCTTCATCTCGGCATTGCGGCACTTGATTCTGCCGACCATCACGCTGGGTACGATCCCGCTGGCGGTGATTGCGCGCCAGACCCGCTCGGCCATGCTCGAAGTGCTGGGGGACGACTATGTGCGCACCGCCCGCGCCAAGGGTCTGGCGCCGCGCCAGGTGGTGGGCCAGCACGCTTTGCGCAATGCGCTGATCCCCGTCGTGACCACGATCGGCCTGCAGGTCGGCGTGATGATGGCGGGTGCCATCCTCACCGAGACGATCTTCTCCTGGCCGGGTATCGGCAAGTGGATGGTCGACGCCATTTCCCGCCGTGACTATCCGGTGGTGCAGGCGGGCCTGTTGCTGATCGCGCTGATCGTCATGGCGGTCAATCTCATCGTCGATGTGCTCTACGGGCTCATCAACCCCCGCATCCGGCACCATTAG
- a CDS encoding glycerate kinase type-2 family protein — MDRALLEQMFRQAVAQAQPALAVSRHLPEKPKGRTIVIGAGKASAQMARAFEQAWDGKLTGLVVTRYGYAEACERIEIVEAAHPVPDEAGFLAARRMLETVSGLGPDDLVVALISGGGSALLPAPAPGLTLDDEQAINRALLASGAPIGVMNLIRNQFSTIKGGRLAAHCAPARVATLVVSDVPGDDPALVASGPTIPLAGSRELARQYAELYRLDLPEPARALLAGDGNPAPKPDDAVFARNSVSTIASAALSLDAAAELAREQGIEAAILSDSIEGESRDVAQVHAAMAREIAQRNRPFNKPVVLLSGGETTVTLRGKGGRGGRNAEFLLALAIAIDGVDGISALAADTDGIDGSEDNAGAFVDDTTATRLRQAGVDPLAALAENDAWGAFNAVGDLLVTGPTGTNVNDFRAILIR, encoded by the coding sequence ATGGACCGCGCCCTGCTCGAACAGATGTTCCGCCAAGCCGTGGCCCAGGCGCAACCGGCTTTGGCCGTGAGCCGGCACCTGCCGGAAAAGCCCAAAGGACGCACCATTGTCATCGGCGCCGGCAAGGCTTCGGCCCAGATGGCGCGGGCGTTCGAGCAGGCCTGGGACGGGAAGCTGACCGGGCTGGTGGTGACGCGCTATGGCTATGCCGAAGCCTGCGAGCGGATCGAAATCGTCGAGGCGGCGCATCCGGTGCCTGATGAAGCGGGGTTTCTCGCGGCGCGGCGGATGCTTGAAACGGTTTCGGGTCTCGGTCCCGACGATCTGGTCGTGGCGCTGATTTCGGGCGGCGGCTCGGCTTTGCTGCCGGCCCCGGCGCCGGGGCTGACGCTGGATGACGAACAGGCCATCAACCGGGCGCTGCTGGCCTCGGGCGCACCCATCGGGGTGATGAACCTGATCCGCAACCAGTTTTCCACGATCAAGGGCGGGCGGCTGGCCGCTCATTGCGCGCCGGCGCGCGTGGCGACCCTTGTCGTCTCCGACGTGCCGGGGGACGATCCGGCTTTGGTGGCTTCGGGCCCGACCATTCCACTGGCCGGCTCGCGTGAACTGGCGCGCCAATATGCCGAACTCTATCGGCTGGACCTGCCGGAACCGGCCCGGGCACTGCTGGCGGGCGACGGCAATCCGGCGCCGAAGCCGGATGATGCCGTCTTTGCCCGCAACAGCGTCAGCACCATCGCCTCGGCTGCCTTGTCGCTGGACGCGGCGGCGGAACTGGCGCGGGAGCAGGGGATCGAGGCGGCCATTCTGTCCGATTCCATCGAGGGGGAATCGCGCGACGTGGCGCAGGTGCATGCGGCCATGGCGCGTGAAATCGCCCAGCGCAACCGGCCGTTCAACAAGCCCGTCGTGCTGCTGTCGGGCGGCGAAACTACCGTGACCCTGCGCGGCAAGGGCGGGCGGGGTGGGCGCAATGCCGAATTCCTGCTGGCTCTGGCCATTGCCATTGACGGGGTGGACGGCATTTCGGCTTTGGCGGCCGATACCGATGGCATCGATGGCTCAGAGGACAATGCCGGGGCCTTTGTCGATGACACCACGGCGACACGCCTGCGCCAGGCGGGCGTTGACCCGCTGGCGGCGCTGGCGGAAAATGACGCCTGGGGCGCCTTCAACGCCGTGGGTGACCTGCTGGTGACCGGGCCGACTGGCACCAATGTCAATGACTTCAGGGCGATACTCATCCGGTGA
- a CDS encoding ABC transporter ATP-binding protein, with the protein MTTPVLEVRDLKRDYVTSGGLFRPARVVHAVKGVNFKLEKGKTLAVVGESGCGKSTLARMITLIDQQTSGDILIDGETVDKSHGVTRAMRQKVQIVFQNPYGSLNPRQKIGEVLAEPLLLNTDMPNDERRQKAMQMLLKVGLGPEHFNRYPHMFSGGQRQRIAIARALMLNPSFLVLDEPVSALDLSVQAQILNLLKDLQDEFGLTYVFISHDLSVVRYIADEVMVMYFGDVVEHGTRDEVFSNPQHEYTRTLFAATPKSSVESIKERLAKKAALAG; encoded by the coding sequence ATGACCACGCCCGTCCTCGAAGTGCGCGACCTCAAGCGCGATTATGTGACCTCGGGCGGCCTGTTCCGCCCGGCCAGGGTGGTGCATGCCGTCAAGGGCGTGAACTTCAAGCTCGAAAAGGGCAAGACGCTGGCCGTGGTCGGCGAAAGCGGCTGCGGCAAGTCCACCCTGGCGCGCATGATCACACTGATCGACCAGCAGACCTCGGGCGATATCCTGATCGACGGCGAGACCGTGGACAAGAGCCACGGCGTGACTCGCGCCATGCGCCAGAAGGTGCAGATCGTCTTCCAGAACCCCTATGGCTCGCTCAATCCGCGCCAGAAGATCGGCGAAGTGCTGGCCGAGCCGCTGCTGCTCAATACCGACATGCCCAACGACGAGCGGCGGCAGAAAGCCATGCAGATGCTGCTCAAGGTCGGCCTCGGCCCCGAGCATTTCAACCGCTATCCACACATGTTCTCGGGCGGTCAGCGCCAGCGCATCGCCATTGCGCGGGCACTGATGCTCAATCCGAGCTTCCTCGTGCTGGACGAGCCGGTCTCGGCGCTGGACCTTTCCGTGCAGGCGCAGATCCTCAACCTGCTCAAGGACCTGCAGGACGAGTTCGGGCTGACCTATGTGTTCATCAGCCATGACCTTTCCGTGGTGCGCTACATCGCCGACGAGGTGATGGTGATGTATTTCGGCGACGTGGTGGAACACGGCACGCGCGACGAAGTGTTCAGCAATCCGCAGCACGAGTATACGCGGACGCTGTTTGCCGCGACGCCGAAGTCCTCCGTAGAGAGCATCAAGGAGCGGCTGGCGAAGAAGGCGGCGCTGGCGGGGTAA
- a CDS encoding Gfo/Idh/MocA family protein yields the protein MNEQKRFGIGVVGAGMGAKPHALALQSLAGSIDVRGVYRRNRAELETFCQTYGFPPADSYEALLADDKVDAILILTTPNAREDLVAAAARAGKHVLMEKPVERTLAAAERIVATCDAAGVKLGIIFQFRFRHASRLLAEIVAEERYGRLEAAHLVVPWWRPQAGYYDQPGRGTVAQDGGGVLITQAIHSLDLMLSLCGPVDAVTAMARTTRLHKMETEDFVSAGLEFSNGAVGAVMATTASFPGGPESLTLNFAHATATLTAGNLTIRTMAGETITEGETSQGGGGADPMAFPFDWHAAQIADFADAVRHDRQPLSNGHTALHVHRLIEAVMASSREGKRVVVSS from the coding sequence ATGAACGAGCAGAAGCGTTTTGGCATTGGCGTGGTTGGCGCCGGCATGGGGGCCAAGCCGCATGCCTTGGCGCTGCAGTCGCTGGCCGGCAGCATCGATGTGCGCGGGGTCTATCGCCGCAATCGCGCCGAGCTCGAAACCTTCTGCCAGACCTATGGCTTCCCGCCCGCCGACAGCTACGAGGCGCTGCTGGCCGATGACAAGGTCGACGCCATCCTTATCCTCACCACCCCCAATGCCCGCGAGGACCTCGTTGCCGCGGCCGCCCGCGCCGGCAAGCATGTGCTTATGGAAAAGCCGGTGGAGCGCACGCTGGCGGCCGCCGAGCGCATCGTCGCCACCTGCGACGCGGCCGGCGTCAAACTCGGCATCATCTTCCAGTTCCGCTTCCGCCACGCCTCGCGCCTCTTGGCCGAGATCGTCGCTGAGGAGCGCTATGGCCGGCTCGAAGCGGCCCATCTGGTGGTGCCATGGTGGCGCCCGCAGGCCGGCTATTACGACCAGCCCGGCAGGGGCACGGTGGCGCAGGATGGTGGCGGCGTGCTCATCACCCAGGCCATCCATTCGCTCGACCTGATGCTCAGCCTGTGCGGCCCGGTCGATGCCGTCACCGCCATGGCCAGGACCACGCGCCTGCACAAGATGGAGACCGAGGATTTCGTTTCGGCCGGACTCGAATTTTCCAATGGCGCGGTCGGTGCCGTCATGGCTACCACGGCCAGCTTCCCCGGCGGGCCGGAAAGCCTGACGCTCAATTTCGCCCATGCCACCGCCACGCTCACAGCAGGCAATCTCACCATCCGCACCATGGCGGGCGAGACCATCACCGAGGGCGAAACCAGCCAGGGTGGCGGCGGTGCCGATCCCATGGCCTTCCCCTTCGACTGGCACGCCGCCCAGATCGCCGACTTCGCCGACGCCGTGCGCCACGACCGCCAGCCGCTCAGCAACGGGCATACGGCTTTGCATGTGCATCGGTTGATCGAGGCGGTGATGGCGTCGTCGCGGGAGGGGAAACGGGTGGTGGTTTCTTCCTGA